A genomic window from Candidatus Andeanibacterium colombiense includes:
- a CDS encoding KTSC domain-containing protein, with translation MRQPRGTEAGLPRFPGMPSSVIRAYRYDEVRRRLDVDFVSGEVYSYFEVPAEVISGLARARSKGRYFQGNIRDRFDYRRNRKRAPA, from the coding sequence GTGAGGCAGCCGCGCGGCACCGAAGCCGGTCTGCCGCGTTTCCCCGGCATGCCCTCGAGTGTCATCCGCGCCTATCGTTATGACGAGGTCCGTCGCCGCCTCGATGTCGATTTCGTGAGCGGCGAGGTCTACAGCTATTTCGAAGTGCCTGCAGAGGTCATCTCCGGCCTTGCGCGGGCGCGTTCGAAGGGGCGCTATTTCCAGGGCAACATCCGCGACCGGTTCGATTACCGCCGCAATCGCAAGCGGGCACCGGCTTGA
- a CDS encoding LacI family DNA-binding transcriptional regulator, with protein sequence MATQKRRPTIIDIAKQAEVSFKTVSRVLNDNPRVAEELRTRVLKAMAELDYQPNLAARSLAGRRGYAIALLVDRSEFFREDDANAYFAPYLVDLQAGALLACREAGYHFFVEPYDPASPGFPNDLRAQLSKVALDGVILAPPSADRPELLAALEALNIPCVRIAPGFDLDRSASVATHEYDGTVQMVEHLLALGHRRIGMVCGPEEHIAASVRLIAFRDATKGRAEVLLHPGDFAFAGGLAGGTALLDRADRPTAIFAANDFMAAGVVVAATRLGLRVPQDVSIGGFDDSAVAHFIWPPLTTVRQPIRSMARAAIDYLVALAGGREPPAARMELPLSLVVRESTAPPG encoded by the coding sequence ATGGCGACCCAGAAGCGGCGTCCTACGATCATCGATATCGCGAAGCAGGCGGAAGTCTCGTTCAAGACCGTATCGCGGGTGCTGAACGACAATCCGCGCGTCGCGGAGGAGCTGCGCACGCGTGTGCTGAAGGCGATGGCGGAGCTGGATTACCAGCCGAACCTCGCCGCTCGCTCGCTCGCGGGGCGGCGCGGCTATGCGATTGCGTTGCTGGTCGATCGTTCGGAATTCTTCCGCGAAGACGATGCCAATGCCTATTTCGCGCCCTATCTGGTCGATCTCCAGGCCGGCGCGCTGCTCGCCTGCCGCGAGGCCGGGTATCATTTCTTCGTCGAACCCTACGATCCGGCTTCGCCCGGCTTCCCGAACGATCTGCGCGCGCAGCTCTCCAAGGTCGCGCTTGATGGGGTGATCCTCGCGCCGCCCTCGGCCGACCGGCCCGAGTTGCTGGCCGCGCTTGAGGCGCTGAACATTCCTTGCGTCCGCATCGCGCCGGGCTTTGATCTCGACCGCTCGGCATCGGTCGCGACCCATGAATATGACGGCACGGTGCAGATGGTGGAGCATCTGCTGGCGCTCGGCCACCGCCGGATCGGGATGGTCTGCGGACCCGAGGAACACATCGCCGCCAGCGTCCGCCTGATCGCCTTCCGGGATGCGACGAAAGGCAGGGCGGAAGTGCTGTTGCATCCCGGTGACTTCGCCTTTGCGGGCGGGCTCGCGGGCGGAACCGCGCTGCTCGACCGCGCCGACCGGCCCACCGCGATCTTCGCCGCGAACGATTTCATGGCTGCGGGCGTGGTCGTGGCGGCGACACGGCTGGGACTGCGGGTCCCGCAGGACGTCTCGATCGGCGGATTCGACGATTCCGCCGTCGCCCATTTCATCTGGCCGCCGCTGACCACTGTCCGCCAGCCCATCCGATCGATGGCACGCGCAGCGATCGACTATCTCGTCGCACTCGCCGGTGGCCGGGAGCCCCCGGCCGCGCGGATGGAGTTGCCGCTGAGCCTGGTGGTGCGGGAGTCGACCGCTCCGCCCGGATGA
- a CDS encoding nuclear transport factor 2 family protein: MSDSEIAQLRAEVAALAARAQKAEDYVAICNLQAAYGYYVDKGRWDEAAELFAEDGSLELAGRGVYLGRERIRSYLGHLPPYGDGVLYNHMQLQPVIHIDSAAGTAKGRWRSFMMVGGLGREARWGEATYENEYRRAGESWRISLLHGYMNLYTDYEQGWHKGGVKLLRSIDGLQPDLPPTMTYEAYPSAVVAPYHYDEV, translated from the coding sequence ATGTCGGATAGCGAAATCGCTCAATTGCGCGCCGAAGTAGCCGCGCTCGCGGCCAGAGCTCAGAAAGCGGAGGATTACGTCGCGATCTGCAATTTGCAGGCGGCTTACGGCTATTACGTCGACAAGGGTCGCTGGGATGAGGCGGCCGAATTGTTCGCCGAGGACGGCTCGCTCGAACTGGCAGGCCGCGGAGTCTACCTCGGACGCGAGCGGATACGCTCCTATCTGGGGCATCTGCCGCCCTATGGCGACGGGGTGCTCTACAACCATATGCAGCTCCAGCCGGTGATCCATATCGATAGCGCGGCGGGGACGGCGAAGGGCCGCTGGCGCAGCTTCATGATGGTCGGCGGGCTGGGACGCGAGGCGCGCTGGGGCGAGGCGACCTATGAGAACGAATATCGGCGGGCCGGCGAAAGCTGGCGCATCTCGTTGCTGCACGGCTATATGAACCTCTACACCGATTACGAGCAGGGCTGGCACAAGGGAGGGGTGAAGCTGCTGCGTTCGATCGACGGGCTGCAGCCAGACCTTCCGCCGACGATGACCTATGAAGCCTATCCCTCGGCAGTGGTGGCGCCCTACCACTATGACGAGGTCTGA
- a CDS encoding DUF2339 domain-containing protein, which produces MLTGLILLLVILVGFPLLLGARSRVSRLEHRLHLVEEELRRRIAMGAERLPEPLVGPARKEVPEPEPALEPAPQPIAIPAEPKPEPAIALAVVEEKLAAELPVEPAVADDGAQSDEEYEFGRRRRLSINFEDLLGRKLPIWAGGITLGIAGIFIVKYAIDVGFFGRVLTPGVQAVCGALFGFGLIGGAEWAWRKRDKVDDPRVSQALSGAGISTLYAVFLVAADVYHMISPLTAFFGLAGVTALALWLSLRHGMPSALLGLAGGLAAPALTVAMDANVPLLAVYLTFTIGGLVGVSRVQRWPWLAAIALVGGLDGACG; this is translated from the coding sequence ATGCTGACGGGTTTGATCCTGCTACTGGTGATTTTGGTTGGGTTCCCGCTGCTGCTGGGCGCGCGGAGCCGCGTGTCCCGGCTTGAGCACCGTCTGCATCTGGTCGAGGAAGAGTTGCGGCGGCGGATCGCGATGGGCGCGGAGCGGCTTCCGGAACCGCTTGTAGGACCCGCTCGTAAGGAAGTCCCGGAACCGGAGCCTGCCCTCGAACCCGCCCCCCAACCTATCGCGATTCCAGCCGAACCCAAGCCGGAACCCGCGATCGCGCTGGCCGTGGTCGAAGAGAAGCTCGCGGCTGAATTGCCCGTCGAACCCGCTGTGGCTGACGACGGGGCGCAGTCAGATGAGGAATACGAGTTTGGGCGACGCAGGCGCCTGTCGATCAATTTCGAGGATTTGCTCGGCCGCAAGCTGCCGATCTGGGCTGGCGGGATAACGCTAGGCATCGCCGGTATCTTCATCGTGAAATATGCGATCGATGTCGGCTTCTTCGGGCGGGTGTTGACCCCCGGAGTGCAGGCTGTGTGCGGCGCATTGTTCGGCTTCGGCCTGATCGGCGGCGCCGAATGGGCCTGGCGCAAGCGCGACAAGGTCGATGATCCGCGGGTCAGCCAGGCATTGTCAGGCGCCGGCATTTCGACGCTCTACGCGGTGTTCCTGGTCGCGGCCGATGTCTATCACATGATCTCGCCGCTCACCGCGTTCTTCGGGCTGGCGGGGGTGACCGCGCTGGCGTTGTGGCTGTCGCTGCGTCACGGCATGCCGAGCGCGCTGCTGGGCCTCGCGGGCGGCCTCGCCGCGCCGGCGCTGACGGTGGCGATGGACGCCAACGTGCCGCTGCTGGCGGTCTATCTGACTTTTACCATTGGCGGGCTGGTCGGCGTTAGCCGCGTCCAGCGATGGCCGTGGCTCGCGGCGATCGCGCTTGTCGGGGGGCTGGATGGAGCCTGTGGTTGA
- a CDS encoding BamA/TamA family outer membrane protein: MPAAQPAAAGAIVPDDEFDKAIPSLDGKMESIQDWEAEQQKAEEEAVRATGGVPVRQSTGDGSTAGGKEPSDPALPAYMDGDTSEELPDVAPLDADLEQPLQPLSSFDLEPVDAKAFGEDPEEDRQLRYHWRIDGLTGLQGTETEGDISGQFKQHSALDDHDGDAVNGAELSSYIKTDRQLLADVLNAAGHFDAVVEPAIELPAVGTKDPVTAILEVQPGPQYSFGAIELKSLPLVPADLLSSSFPLKTGKPILAEDVLAAEAGVAVTLPRNGYPFAVVGQRDILLDEAARTGDYTLPIVTGPRARFGEIVVTAAAGSDVTIGNGGKKKKKKKKTLSGPVFAPDHIYQLARFKRGDLYDARKVDDLREALVATGLFAVVAVEPLETDRPAADDTVYADLAVRQAKGPPRSISVTGGYGTGQGFSVSGSWTHRNLFPPEGALILTGVAGTQEQGASATFRRSNAGQRDRSVALTLSALHNNYDAFDAYTGKLAGQISRDSTPIWQKKLTYSYGFELLATAEKAYDFDLAESVRRTYYVAALPGQVGFDTTNDLLDPTRGFRLALKLSPEAALGGIGTTYYARGMIEGSIYQPAGPLVLAGRLRVGSIVGAAREDIAPSRRYYAGGGGSVRGFGYQQLGPKDPNDDPIGGRSVVEGAAEARYRFGNYGVVAFVDAGQVSESSTPGFDDIRMGVGVGGRFYTNFGPIRLDVATPLKRRAGESKVAIYVSIGQAF, translated from the coding sequence ATGCCTGCTGCACAGCCTGCGGCAGCCGGAGCAATCGTTCCCGACGACGAATTCGACAAGGCGATCCCGTCGCTCGACGGCAAGATGGAGAGCATTCAGGACTGGGAAGCCGAGCAGCAGAAAGCCGAGGAAGAAGCGGTGCGGGCCACCGGTGGAGTCCCGGTCCGCCAAAGCACCGGCGATGGCTCGACTGCGGGCGGCAAGGAGCCGTCCGATCCGGCGCTGCCCGCCTATATGGACGGCGATACGAGTGAGGAGCTGCCCGATGTCGCACCGCTCGACGCCGATCTGGAGCAGCCGCTCCAGCCGCTGTCGAGCTTCGATCTCGAGCCGGTCGACGCCAAGGCCTTCGGCGAGGATCCGGAGGAAGACCGCCAGTTGCGCTATCACTGGCGGATCGACGGGCTCACTGGCCTGCAGGGCACCGAAACCGAAGGCGATATAAGCGGCCAGTTCAAGCAGCACTCGGCGCTCGATGATCATGACGGCGACGCGGTCAACGGCGCCGAATTGAGCAGCTACATCAAGACCGACCGGCAATTGCTCGCCGATGTACTCAACGCCGCCGGGCATTTTGACGCGGTGGTGGAACCTGCAATCGAACTGCCGGCAGTCGGGACCAAGGACCCGGTCACCGCTATCCTCGAAGTCCAGCCGGGGCCACAATACAGTTTCGGTGCGATCGAACTCAAATCGTTGCCGCTGGTCCCGGCCGACCTGCTCAGCTCCAGCTTTCCGCTCAAGACCGGAAAGCCGATCCTGGCCGAAGACGTGCTCGCGGCCGAGGCCGGCGTGGCGGTCACCTTGCCGCGCAACGGCTATCCCTTCGCGGTGGTCGGCCAGCGCGACATATTACTCGACGAGGCCGCACGCACCGGGGATTACACGCTGCCGATCGTCACCGGTCCGCGCGCGCGCTTCGGGGAAATCGTCGTCACCGCCGCAGCCGGCAGTGACGTGACCATCGGCAACGGCGGCAAGAAAAAGAAGAAAAAGAAAAAGACCTTGAGCGGCCCGGTGTTCGCGCCGGATCACATCTACCAGCTCGCGCGGTTCAAACGGGGCGATCTCTACGATGCGCGCAAGGTCGACGATCTGCGCGAGGCGCTGGTCGCCACCGGCCTGTTCGCGGTCGTCGCGGTCGAACCGCTGGAGACCGACAGGCCAGCGGCCGACGATACCGTCTATGCCGATCTGGCGGTGCGGCAGGCGAAGGGCCCGCCGCGCTCGATCTCGGTGACCGGTGGCTATGGCACCGGGCAGGGCTTCAGCGTTTCGGGCAGCTGGACCCACCGCAATCTGTTCCCGCCCGAAGGTGCACTGATCCTGACCGGCGTCGCGGGCACGCAAGAACAGGGCGCAAGCGCGACTTTCCGCCGCTCGAATGCCGGGCAGCGCGATCGCTCGGTGGCGCTGACCCTCTCGGCGCTGCACAACAATTACGATGCCTTCGATGCCTATACCGGCAAGCTGGCAGGCCAGATCAGCCGTGATTCTACGCCGATCTGGCAGAAGAAGCTTACCTACAGCTACGGCTTCGAACTGCTGGCGACGGCCGAGAAGGCCTATGATTTCGATCTGGCCGAGAGTGTGCGGCGAACCTATTACGTCGCCGCGCTGCCGGGGCAGGTCGGCTTCGATACGACCAACGATTTGCTCGACCCGACCCGCGGTTTCCGCCTTGCGCTCAAGCTCTCGCCCGAGGCGGCGCTGGGCGGGATCGGGACGACCTATTACGCGCGCGGGATGATCGAGGGATCGATCTACCAGCCCGCCGGGCCGCTTGTATTGGCCGGCCGGCTGCGTGTTGGCTCGATCGTAGGCGCCGCGCGCGAGGATATCGCGCCATCGCGGCGCTATTATGCGGGCGGCGGCGGATCGGTGCGCGGCTTCGGCTATCAGCAGCTCGGGCCCAAGGATCCGAACGACGATCCGATCGGGGGGCGCAGCGTGGTCGAGGGGGCGGCCGAGGCGCGCTATCGCTTCGGCAATTACGGTGTGGTCGCTTTCGTCGATGCGGGTCAGGTCTCCGAAAGCTCGACCCCGGGCTTCGACGACATCCGCATGGGTGTCGGCGTCGGCGGGCGGTTTTACACCAATTTCGGGCCGATCCGGCTCGATGTGGCGACCCCCCTGAAACGCCGGGCCGGGGAATCCAAGGTCGCGATCTACGTGTCGATCGGGCAGGCGTTCTGA
- a CDS encoding translocation/assembly module TamB domain-containing protein yields MALGRRTKWIGGGLIGLLALLIVMVGAGLLWLDTASGHRFIARQVAGLKFENGMTLKVARLDGSIYDKLTVRDLSVGDPKGIFLSAPEAVIDWRPFAYLSNHVDIRALTAPVMRLHRTPEFKEVPSTGPLLPDLDIDVAKLEVARIEIDKPVTGDRHLVALKGAAHIADRRAVVNAEARALVADGLRGGDRVGISLDAIPEKNKLDFAFDLTAPADGLVASYTGRKEPLTARINGQGDWTRWDGRFVSTIGGDDLADVGIGARNGTVTLKGWLAPQHLLPAASANMFAARTDIALKAALANRRADLDGSLNNANFTLAAKGLVDLGDNHFEDLKVDFRLLRAAAIAPKFVGDNVAAMLALDGPFATPRVDYNITAAKLGFGTTHIVGLTAHGESRVDADKALVPLHARARRIEGLDAAANELLTNVSVDGDLAVKWPRILSDNLKIRSDRIDATAVLVADVSTGLYTGGLNGKIGNYLVAGVGRFDVTSRFDLKTQGSDFRIAGTVTARSREIFNSTAQQFLGGNGVLSANVSYGTDGVARVSRVRVAAPKFRLADGSGMYRANGGIRFTGRGISDQYGPLSVDVSGTTSRPVAVVVADSPGLGIGLANLRAELRGTASGYGLVATGESAYGSLDADLTILAGKGPLAIEVNKASFAGVGLAGRVVQSAAGPFVGTLTASGAGIAGQVQLLAAGSSQRAIVAATANNTKFAGPANFALARGIVNADVTLYDQPQATADVQVAGLSMDGFSLERGRAQIDYRGGTGTARLLAKGRRGTPFEIAANAEMAPAQWRVAMRGNAGGVAFRTLAPARIKPANGEYELLPTRLAFRDGSVELAGHYGRDLKLQTRLTDVDLAVLRPLMPELGLGGTASGSLDFAQTGDGFPAADARLTVKRFTRTSLAAVSSPVDVRLVGRLLPTGGNMRAIIERNAVTVGRIQVDLTPLGAQSGSWMTRLMAAPLSGGIRYNGPASVLFSLAALPDQHVAGAIGVAADFSGRVQSPSLTGVVRANDLTYVNDTYGTRLTKMRLRGTFTDDRLEVSELSATAGNGTVSGSGFISLSSEQSYPLQLELKLDNAKLADSAGMEARASGTLTIVNNANQPATIRGRIMLPETRYKIVRQGAAEVRTLTGIRRKSSGEKAYDAQAPAALKPKPVAGVPSNWRLDIDVYADNRVFVSGMGLESEWSAKIHVGGTTGAPEITGGIDLVRGTLGFAGRSFELQSGHIDFPDAHSVNPTLAITASGDVDDATVSINLAGSANNPRVTFSSTPSLPQDEIMARVLFGSSIGELSTVQAVQLASSLNALRGGSGGLNPLGVLQSATGIDRLRILGADEATGRGTAVAVGKYITNDIYVEVVTDTRGYTATQIEISLTKALSVLSQVGSFGGSNVSVRYRKDY; encoded by the coding sequence ATGGCGCTCGGGCGGCGCACCAAATGGATCGGCGGCGGGCTGATCGGCCTGTTGGCGCTGCTGATCGTTATGGTCGGGGCTGGCCTGCTGTGGCTCGATACCGCGAGCGGTCACCGCTTCATCGCGCGGCAGGTCGCCGGGCTGAAGTTCGAAAACGGCATGACGCTGAAGGTCGCGCGACTGGACGGCTCGATCTACGACAAGCTGACCGTGCGCGATCTCAGCGTGGGCGATCCCAAGGGCATCTTCCTGAGTGCGCCAGAGGCGGTGATCGACTGGCGGCCCTTCGCCTATCTCTCGAACCATGTCGATATACGCGCGCTCACCGCGCCGGTTATGCGGCTGCACCGCACGCCCGAGTTCAAGGAAGTTCCGAGCACGGGCCCGCTGCTGCCCGATCTCGATATCGATGTGGCAAAGCTGGAGGTGGCGCGGATCGAGATCGACAAGCCGGTCACCGGCGACCGCCACCTCGTTGCGCTGAAAGGAGCCGCCCATATCGCCGATCGCCGCGCGGTGGTGAATGCCGAGGCGCGCGCGCTGGTCGCCGACGGCCTCAGGGGTGGCGATCGGGTCGGGATATCGCTCGACGCGATTCCGGAGAAGAACAAGCTCGATTTCGCTTTCGACCTGACCGCGCCGGCTGACGGGCTGGTCGCGAGCTATACGGGCCGCAAGGAACCGCTCACCGCCAGGATCAACGGCCAGGGCGACTGGACCAGATGGGACGGGCGCTTTGTCTCGACCATCGGTGGGGACGATCTGGCCGATGTCGGGATCGGCGCGCGCAATGGCACGGTAACACTCAAGGGCTGGCTCGCGCCGCAGCATCTGCTGCCCGCGGCCAGCGCCAACATGTTCGCCGCGCGTACCGATATCGCTCTCAAGGCCGCGCTCGCCAATCGCCGCGCCGACCTCGACGGCTCGCTGAACAATGCCAATTTCACTCTCGCTGCCAAGGGACTGGTCGATCTCGGCGACAATCATTTCGAAGATCTGAAAGTCGATTTCCGCCTGCTGCGTGCGGCGGCGATCGCGCCGAAATTCGTCGGCGACAACGTCGCGGCTATGCTGGCGCTGGACGGGCCGTTCGCGACGCCGCGGGTCGATTACAATATCACCGCCGCGAAGCTCGGCTTCGGCACTACCCATATCGTCGGGCTGACCGCGCATGGCGAAAGCCGGGTCGATGCGGACAAGGCGCTGGTTCCGCTCCATGCCCGCGCGCGCCGGATCGAAGGGCTCGACGCGGCGGCGAATGAACTGCTGACCAATGTCAGCGTCGACGGCGATCTGGCGGTCAAATGGCCGCGCATTCTCAGCGACAATCTCAAGATCCGGTCCGACCGGATCGATGCGACCGCGGTGCTGGTGGCCGATGTTTCGACCGGGCTCTATACCGGCGGGCTTAATGGGAAGATCGGCAATTATCTGGTCGCCGGCGTCGGCCGGTTCGACGTAACCAGCAGGTTCGACCTCAAAACCCAGGGCAGCGATTTCCGCATCGCCGGGACGGTAACCGCGCGCAGCCGCGAAATTTTCAATTCGACCGCGCAGCAGTTCCTCGGCGGAAACGGCGTACTCTCGGCGAATGTCTCCTATGGCACTGACGGGGTGGCGCGTGTCTCGCGGGTGCGGGTGGCCGCACCCAAGTTTCGTCTCGCGGACGGCAGCGGCATGTACCGCGCGAATGGCGGCATCCGCTTTACCGGCCGCGGCATCTCGGACCAATACGGTCCGCTGAGCGTCGATGTGTCGGGCACAACGTCGCGCCCGGTGGCGGTGGTGGTGGCGGACAGTCCGGGCCTTGGCATCGGGCTTGCCAATCTCCGCGCCGAACTGCGTGGCACTGCGTCAGGATATGGCCTGGTCGCGACCGGAGAGAGCGCTTACGGCTCGCTCGACGCCGATTTGACGATCCTCGCCGGCAAGGGGCCCTTGGCAATCGAGGTCAACAAGGCCAGTTTCGCCGGAGTCGGGCTGGCGGGCAGGGTGGTGCAAAGCGCCGCAGGGCCGTTCGTCGGGACCCTGACCGCCAGCGGGGCGGGCATCGCAGGGCAGGTTCAGCTGCTCGCGGCCGGAAGCTCGCAGCGCGCGATCGTGGCCGCGACGGCGAACAACACCAAATTCGCAGGCCCGGCCAATTTTGCGCTCGCCCGCGGAATCGTGAATGCCGACGTAACGCTCTACGACCAGCCGCAGGCAACTGCCGATGTGCAGGTCGCCGGGCTGAGCATGGACGGGTTCTCGCTCGAGCGCGGGCGCGCGCAGATCGATTATCGCGGCGGGACCGGTACCGCCAGACTGCTTGCCAAGGGCCGCCGCGGTACCCCGTTCGAAATCGCCGCCAACGCCGAGATGGCTCCCGCCCAATGGCGCGTTGCGATGCGCGGCAATGCCGGCGGGGTCGCGTTCCGCACGCTCGCGCCGGCGCGGATCAAGCCAGCCAACGGCGAATACGAATTGTTGCCGACCCGCCTCGCGTTCCGCGATGGCAGCGTGGAGTTGGCCGGGCATTATGGTCGCGACCTCAAGCTCCAGACCAGGCTGACCGACGTCGACCTGGCGGTGCTGCGGCCGCTGATGCCGGAACTGGGATTGGGCGGCACGGCTTCGGGCAGCCTCGATTTCGCGCAGACCGGCGACGGCTTCCCCGCTGCGGATGCGCGGCTGACGGTCAAGCGCTTCACCCGCACCAGCCTCGCCGCGGTGAGCTCGCCGGTCGATGTGCGGCTGGTCGGACGGCTGCTGCCCACCGGCGGGAACATGCGCGCGATCATCGAACGCAATGCGGTCACCGTGGGCCGGATCCAGGTCGACCTGACTCCGCTCGGCGCGCAGAGTGGCAGCTGGATGACCCGGCTGATGGCCGCCCCGCTGAGCGGCGGCATCCGTTATAACGGCCCGGCCAGCGTGCTGTTCTCGCTCGCCGCCTTGCCTGACCAGCATGTGGCCGGCGCGATCGGCGTGGCGGCGGATTTCTCGGGCCGGGTGCAGAGCCCGAGCCTGACCGGCGTGGTCCGCGCGAACGACCTGACCTATGTCAACGACACCTACGGCACCCGCCTGACCAAGATGCGCCTGCGCGGCACCTTCACCGACGACCGGCTGGAGGTGAGCGAACTCAGCGCCACCGCCGGTAACGGCACCGTTTCAGGGAGCGGCTTTATCAGCCTGTCGAGCGAGCAGTCCTATCCGCTCCAGCTCGAACTGAAGCTCGACAATGCGAAGCTGGCCGACAGCGCCGGGATGGAGGCGCGCGCGAGCGGCACGCTGACCATCGTCAACAATGCGAACCAACCGGCGACGATCCGCGGCCGCATCATGCTGCCCGAAACCCGCTACAAGATCGTCCGCCAGGGCGCGGCCGAAGTCCGCACACTGACCGGCATCCGCCGCAAGTCGAGCGGCGAGAAGGCTTATGACGCGCAGGCCCCTGCCGCGCTGAAGCCCAAGCCGGTCGCGGGCGTGCCGTCGAACTGGCGGCTCGACATCGACGTCTATGCCGACAACCGCGTGTTCGTCAGCGGCATGGGGCTGGAATCGGAATGGTCGGCCAAGATCCATGTCGGCGGCACCACCGGCGCGCCGGAGATCACCGGCGGGATCGATCTGGTGCGCGGCACGCTCGGTTTCGCCGGGCGCAGCTTCGAGCTGCAGAGCGGCCATATCGATTTCCCCGACGCGCATTCGGTCAACCCGACGCTGGCGATCACCGCCTCGGGCGACGTCGACGATGCGACTGTCTCGATCAACCTCGCAGGATCGGCCAACAATCCGCGCGTGACCTTCAGCTCGACCCCGTCGCTGCCGCAGGACGAGATCATGGCGCGGGTGCTGTTCGGCAGCTCGATCGGCGAATTGTCGACCGTCCAGGCGGTCCAACTTGCCTCGTCGCTCAACGCGTTGCGCGGCGGCAGCGGCGGGCTCAATCCGCTCGGCGTGCTGCAATCGGCGACCGGGATCGACCGGCTGCGGATATTGGGCGCGGACGAGGCGACCGGGCGGGGCACTGCGGTCGCGGTCGGCAAATACATCACCAACGACATCTATGTGGAGGTGGTGACCGATACGCGCGGCTATACCGCCACGCAGATCGAGATCAGTTTGACCAAGGCGCTGTCGGTGCTCAGTCAGGTCGGCAGCTTCGGGGGTTCGAATGTCAGTGTCCGCTACCGCAAGGATTATTAG
- a CDS encoding carboxylesterase family protein has translation MKKIFPFLALAAACVAAPTLAEDTDVTIETGALKGTDEAGVLSWKGIPFAAAPVGELRWRDPQPAAKWQGTRSASAYGNDCMQVPFGGDAAPLGTPPNEDCLYANVWRPAKASRKLPVVFWIYGGGFVNGGASPPTYSGAELARQGVLFVSANYRVGRFGTFAHPALTAADEDHGLLGNYGYIDQLAALKWVQRNIAAFGGDPDNVTIIGESAGGMSVHTLVTSPMAKGLFERAVVMSGGDGGGMGGATLASTEEIGDTFAQKFGIAKDDPQALAKLRALSAEQVTDGLSMMQMFTAKGPRTFASPFSDGKLAVNAGQAYASGDFVHVPIMIGATSGDMGGKTGMMIAGARNIEGVIAGKGVPVYAYRFSYVAENPPPAPAGMPPQEGAGHASDIPFFFDTQAIKYENRTTPRDNAMGKTISAYIVNFAKTGNPNGASLPEWPQYSRAKDEIMDFATDGKARPGRDTWGAELDTAK, from the coding sequence ATGAAGAAGATATTCCCGTTCCTCGCCCTGGCGGCGGCCTGTGTTGCTGCGCCTACCCTGGCGGAGGACACCGACGTCACGATCGAGACCGGCGCGCTCAAGGGCACCGACGAGGCCGGCGTGCTGAGCTGGAAGGGCATTCCCTTCGCTGCCGCGCCGGTGGGCGAACTTCGCTGGCGCGATCCGCAGCCTGCCGCGAAATGGCAGGGCACGCGCAGCGCGAGCGCCTATGGCAACGACTGCATGCAAGTGCCGTTCGGCGGCGATGCGGCACCGCTCGGCACGCCGCCGAACGAGGACTGCCTCTATGCCAACGTCTGGCGTCCGGCGAAGGCCAGCCGCAAGCTGCCGGTGGTGTTCTGGATCTATGGCGGCGGCTTCGTGAACGGTGGCGCTTCGCCGCCGACTTATTCGGGGGCGGAACTGGCCAGGCAGGGGGTGCTGTTCGTCAGTGCGAACTACCGCGTCGGCCGGTTCGGCACCTTTGCCCATCCGGCGCTGACCGCGGCGGATGAGGACCACGGGCTGCTGGGCAATTACGGCTATATAGATCAACTCGCCGCGCTCAAATGGGTCCAGCGCAACATCGCGGCCTTCGGCGGCGATCCGGACAACGTCACGATCATCGGCGAAAGCGCCGGGGGCATGTCGGTCCACACTCTGGTGACCTCGCCGATGGCCAAGGGCCTGTTCGAGCGCGCGGTGGTGATGTCCGGCGGCGACGGCGGCGGCATGGGCGGCGCGACGCTCGCCTCGACCGAGGAGATCGGCGACACTTTCGCGCAGAAGTTCGGTATCGCGAAAGACGACCCCCAGGCCCTAGCCAAGCTGCGCGCGCTCAGCGCCGAGCAGGTCACCGATGGCCTCAGCATGATGCAGATGTTTACCGCCAAGGGCCCGCGCACTTTCGCCAGCCCCTTTTCGGATGGCAAGCTCGCGGTAAACGCAGGCCAGGCCTATGCCTCGGGTGATTTCGTCCATGTTCCGATCATGATCGGCGCGACCAGCGGCGACATGGGCGGCAAGACCGGGATGATGATCGCCGGGGCGCGCAATATCGAAGGCGTGATCGCCGGCAAGGGCGTGCCGGTCTATGCCTATCGCTTCAGCTACGTCGCCGAGAACCCGCCGCCGGCCCCGGCCGGCATGCCGCCGCAGGAAGGCGCGGGCCATGCGAGCGACATCCCGTTCTTCTTCGATACCCAGGCGATCAAATACGAAAACCGCACCACCCCGCGCGACAATGCGATGGGCAAGACCATCAGCGCCTATATCGTCAACTTCGCCAAGACCGGCAATCCGAACGGCGCAAGCCTGCCCGAGTGGCCGCAATACAGCCGCGCGAAGGACGAAATAATGGATTTCGCAACGGATGGTAAAGCCAGACCGGGTAGGGACACCTGGGGCGCCGAACTCGACACGGCGAAGTAA